From a region of the Ostrinia nubilalis chromosome 18, ilOstNubi1.1, whole genome shotgun sequence genome:
- the LOC135080452 gene encoding ADP-ribosylation factor-like protein 2 encodes MGFLTILKKLRQKEKEMRILMLGLDNAGKTTILKRFNGEPIDTISPTLGFNIKTLEHKGFKLNIWDVGGQKSLRSYWKNYFESTDGVAWVVDSADARRLPDCGRELRALLREERLAGATLLVLANKADLPGALTLQEIKEALDLDSIKTHHWRIVRCSAVTGENLLEGMDWMLDDIASRIFTLD; translated from the exons ATGGGATTCTTAACTATTTTGAAAAAGCTTCGTCAGAAGGAGAAAGAAATGAGAATACTTATGTT AGGCCTAGATAATGCTGGTAAGACCACGATATTGAAGAGATTCAACGGCGAGCCTATCGACACGATCTCCCCGACCCTGGGTTTCAACATAAAAACACTGGAGCACAAAGGTTTCAAACTGAACATCTGGGATGTTGGTGGTCAGAAATCTTTGAG GTCGTACTGGAAGAACTACTTCGAGAGCACAGACGGAGTAGCATGGGTGGTGGACAGCGCGGACGCGCGCCGGCTGCCGGACTGCGGGCGCGAACTACGCGCGCTGCTGAGAGAGGAGCGGCTGGCGGGAGCCACGCTGCTCGTGCTGGCTAACAAGGCAGATCTGCCCGGAGCGCTTACGCTGCAGGAGATTAAGGAG gCTCTAGACCTGGACAGCATCAAGACGCACCACTGGCGCATCGTGCGGTGCTCCGCCGTAACGGGCGAGAACCTTCTGGAGGGCATGGATTGGATGCTGGATGACATCGCCTCCAGGATATTCACGCTGGACTAA
- the LOC135080451 gene encoding pinin, with the protein MGTEVAISFSSLRTQLENEKSSLFKIDENIKKIQVSGRSFSNDSRFNNASGDYYKSGFRAGGRNSFQDAGNNYKNEEQLFGKRKHETKTVFSRLSARVQDSDGEDDGPGIKRGRVPSAVCRELPTRAAVLRAQGDDEQARKRNRRIFGSLLGTLQKFKQEEIVLQTKEDKKAQVERKIEEQARLEKEREQKERKTLYAEREHKKAKIKALEAKMARVQEFEKWEESQKSIANFILTKAKPHIYWIPKKMSEKATEKLNSSRKFHEKCMIKKRQELQEELQRIEQRCLRPRGPGAKENDPELTDKDVEMPLQKDPAEQDQEMNEDDKGHKRNKFAADADEKEDSDGDDRHDAPNDKDELVAEVKNETDDVKTVDRSQEVEDQNMSVDANTTVEAEVNDSTVNGEQTKDASEVNNVQPVAEEKPEEPEHSEHS; encoded by the exons ATGGGGACAGAAGTAGCAATATCCTTTAGTTCTTTACGAACACAATTAGAAAATGAAAAGAGTAGTTTGTTTAAAATTGACGAAAACATCAAGAAAATTCAAGTTTCAGGGCGGAGTTTTTCTAACGATAG CAGGTTCAACAATGCGTCTGGAGACTATTACAAAAGTGGATTTCGTGCAGGTGGTCGGAATTCGTTCCAGGACGCCGGTAATAACTACAAGAATGAAGAACAATTATTTGGAAAACGAAAACATGAGACTAAAACGGTTTTTAGCAG GTTATCAGCACGAGTCCAAGACAGTGATGGGGAAGATGACGGACCAGGAATCAAGAGGGGGAGAGTGCCTTCTGCTGTGTGCCGTGAGCTGCCCACCCGGGCCGCAGTGCTAAGAGCACAGGGTGACGATGAACAGGCCCGGAAACGTAACAGACGTATCTTTGGATCACTTCTAGGCACGCTACAAAAGTTCAAACAGGAAGAGATAGTGCTACAGACTAag gAAGACAAGAAGGCACAAGTTGAACGCAAGATAGAAGAGCAGGCCCGGCTAGAAAAGGAAAGAGAACAGAAAGAACGAAAGACTTTATATGCCGAGAGAGAACACAAGAAAGCCAAGATAAAGGCTTTGGAAGCGAAAATGGCGCGAGTTCAGGAGTTTGAGAAATGGGAAGAATCACAGAAGAGCATCGCTAACTTTATCCTCACCAAAGCTAAGCCCCACATTTATTGGATACCAAAGAAAATGTCTGAAAAGGCCACAGAGAAGTTGAATTCAAGCAGAAAGTTCCATGAAA aATGCATGATCAAGAAACGGCAAGAACTGCAAGAGGAACTCCAGCGGATAGAGCAGCGCTGCCTGCGGCCTCGCGGCCCCGGCGCCAAGGAGAACGACCCAGAACTCACCGACAAGGACGTCGAAATGCCGCTGCAGAAGGATCCCGCAGAACAGGACCAGGAAATGAACGAGGACGATAAGGGACACAAAAGAAACAAGTTCGCGGCAGATGCTGACGAGAAAGAAGACAGCGACGGCGACGATAGACATGATGCGCCTAATGATAAGGATGAATTGGTGGCTGAGGTTAAAAATG AAACAGATGATGTTAAAACTGTAGATAGAAGTCAAGAAGTCGAAGATCAGAATATGAGTGTTGATGCAAATACTACAGTAGAAGCTGAAGTGAATGACAGCACAGTAAATGGAGAGCAAACTAAAGACGCTAGCGAAGTTAATAACGTGCAACCTGTGGCCGAAGAAAAACCCGAAGAACCAGAACACTCTGAGCATTCCTAG
- the LOC135080332 gene encoding THAP domain-containing protein 5-like isoform X2, which produces MESRNNKKCVICNKRRSRGGSPLLLSRFPLDSDRCRMWVKNAGLEDLAYVPIEKLHQLKFVCGGHFTPESFNAKGTRLKNSAIPTLELSNPILPDEVLTEFPLHVKDSNKENLKTVLYDHSYCIPKKSNPVERDDKNICHQDAQAEILVHSYKRPKKNIEMKDTSSTFTIKEKRLWRQLQNAKKKQ; this is translated from the exons atggagagtagaaacaacaagaagtgcgttatttgtaataagaggcgaagtcgtggtggatcacccttacttttgagtaggtttcctctggattctgaccg ttgtcgaatgtgggttaaaaatgctggcttagaagacttagcatatgtacctattgaaaagttacaccaactgaagtttgtttgtggtgggcacttcactcctgaatccttcaatgccaaaggaactcggctgaagaactcagctattccaacactggaattgagcaatcccatcttgccagatgaagttttgacagagtttcctcttcatgtaaaagactccaataaagaaaacctcaagacag ttctttatgatcattcatattgcattccaaagaagtcaaatccagttgaacgag atgataaaaacatttgccatcaagatgcacaggcagaaatattagtccacagttataaaagacctaagaaaaacattgaaatgaaag acacttcatcaacatttacaattaaagagaagaggctttggcgacagttacaaaatgcaaaaaaaaaacaataa
- the LOC135080332 gene encoding THAP domain-containing protein 5-like isoform X1, producing MESRNNKKCVICNKRRSRGGSPLLLSRFPLDSDRCRMWVKNAGLEDLAYVPIEKLHQLKFVCGGHFTPESFNAKGTRLKNSAIPTLELSNPILPDEVLTEFPLHVKDSNKENLKTVLYDHSYCIPKKSNPVERVPLTTTTKQLNSTCLGAVDIPDSGISAKTTFEPLPSTSNAPEHMTYKPITHDDKNICHQDAQAEILVHSYKRPKKNIEMKDTSSTFTIKEKRLWRQLQNAKKKQ from the exons atggagagtagaaacaacaagaagtgcgttatttgtaataagaggcgaagtcgtggtggatcacccttacttttgagtaggtttcctctggattctgaccg ttgtcgaatgtgggttaaaaatgctggcttagaagacttagcatatgtacctattgaaaagttacaccaactgaagtttgtttgtggtgggcacttcactcctgaatccttcaatgccaaaggaactcggctgaagaactcagctattccaacactggaattgagcaatcccatcttgccagatgaagttttgacagagtttcctcttcatgtaaaagactccaataaagaaaacctcaagacag ttctttatgatcattcatattgcattccaaagaagtcaaatccagttgaacgag ttccccttacaactacaaccaaacaactaaattcaacatgtttgggagctgtggatataccagattctggtatttctgcgaaaacaacttttgaacctcttccttctacttccaatgcaccagaacatatgacctataaacccattactcatg atgataaaaacatttgccatcaagatgcacaggcagaaatattagtccacagttataaaagacctaagaaaaacattgaaatgaaag acacttcatcaacatttacaattaaagagaagaggctttggcgacagttacaaaatgcaaaaaaaaaacaataa